From the genome of Setaria viridis chromosome 1, Setaria_viridis_v4.0, whole genome shotgun sequence:
CCATCTCCCTGGATTACATGCAAGCCACTTCCACCTGCATGTCGCTAACTAACCCAAGCATGCAGATCACCACTACTCACGCCAAGGCTCATCCTCCACTTGACTCGGCAAGCCAAAGCGCACTCCTGCATGCAAGCACCTACATGCAAATCATAGCCTACACTAATCTAACTAATTCACGCACACACCACTGACAACTCACACAAATAGTAAACAACAAGATTAAGTCTAACAATCACCCTCTAATCTTGTTGGCTTTATTTTGCACCTCCACGTTGGGCTTCACAGTAGCGTGGGCTCATCGTTAGCATCTGCCATAGCAAGTTGCGCCACACCCTTCAGCACTTTCTTCTCCACAGGACACTCATCGGCGAAGTGTCCGAACTCACCACACTTGCGGCAGTTGATCTTAGACTTGTCGAACTTGCCACGGTACTTCTTCTCACCGGTCTTGTTGCCGTTGCTACTGGAGCAATTGTTGCTCATTTTCTCTTGAGCGACCTTGGCCTCCCACTCCGCACGCGTGAGCCGTGGCTCAGCACATGCAGCCAACAGCTGCTGCTCCACCTCCTTATCATGCCACTGCCCTTTTGAGGACTCCTCGAATGCCCTCAAGCGCCCAATCGTCTCCGTCACCGACATCTCCTCCACATCCCCCCATTGCTCAATGGTGCTGATGAGGGGTCCGAACTTATCGAGGACAGAATGCAGGAGCTTCTCGACGACTGTGA
Proteins encoded in this window:
- the LOC117853195 gene encoding uncharacterized protein, which encodes MDQMALAAIVQAVPEVVVMAISEEETAKKAWKALEEMHVGEERVKKARVQTLKRELAGMYMGDSEKINDFALKVTTIVNEIRSLGTKVEEITVVEKLLHSVLDKFGPLISTIEQWGDVEEMSVTETIGRLRAFEESSKGQWHDKEVEQQLLAACAEPRLTRAEWEAKVAQEKMSNNCSSSNGNKTGEKKYRGKFDKSKINCRKCGEFGHFADECPVEKKVLKGVAQLAMADANDEPTLL